Proteins encoded together in one Colius striatus isolate bColStr4 chromosome 3, bColStr4.1.hap1, whole genome shotgun sequence window:
- the CDIP1 gene encoding cell death-inducing p53-target protein 1 isoform X2 codes for MASDPPPPYPGGPSAPLMEEKHGPPAAADGVTPVVGQPQGVPIPPPEFGPPPYEPPSQPGFVPPHMPTDSAGPYVPPGYYPPPGPHPPMGYYPAPGHYPSPGGHSATVLVPSGAATTVTVLQGEMFQAAPVQTVCPHCQQAITTKITYEIGLMSFLLGFFCCFVGCDLCCCLIPCLFDDFKDVTHTCPNCKAYIYTYKRMC; via the exons ATGGCCAGCGACCCCCCGCCGCCGTACCCCGGCGGCCCCTCGGCCCCGCTGATGGAGGAGAAGCACGGCCCCCCCGCAGCGGCAG ACGGCGTCACCCCCGTGGTGGGACAACCCCAGGGGGTCCCCATCCCCCCGCCTgagttcgggccccccccgtaCGAGCCGCCCTCGCAGCCGGGGTTTGTGCCCCCCCACATGCCCACAGACAGCGCCGGGCCCTACGTGCCGCCGG GTTACTACCCGCCCCCAGGCCCTCACCCCCCCATGGGCTACTACCCTGCCCCGGGACACTACCCCTCTCCCGGCGGCCACTCGGCCACGGTGCTGGTCCCGTCCGGAGCCGCCACCACCGTGACGGTGCTGCAGGGGGAGATGTTCCAGGCCGCCCCGGTGCAGACGGTGTGTCCCCACTGCCAGCAAGCCATCACCACCAAGATCACCTACGAGATCGGGCTCATGAGCTTCCTCCTCGGCTTCTTCTGCTGCTTCGTGGG GTGtgacctgtgctgctgcctcatccCCTGCCTGTTCGACGACTTCAAGGACGTGACGCACACGTGTCCCAACTGCAAGGCTTACATCTACACCTACAAGCGCATGTGCTGA
- the CDIP1 gene encoding cell death-inducing p53-target protein 1 isoform X1, whose amino-acid sequence MASDPPPPYPGGPSAPLMEEKHGPPAAADGVTPVVGQPQGVPIPPPEFGPPPYEPPSQPGFVPPHMPTDSAGPYVPPAGYYPPPGPHPPMGYYPAPGHYPSPGGHSATVLVPSGAATTVTVLQGEMFQAAPVQTVCPHCQQAITTKITYEIGLMSFLLGFFCCFVGCDLCCCLIPCLFDDFKDVTHTCPNCKAYIYTYKRMC is encoded by the exons ATGGCCAGCGACCCCCCGCCGCCGTACCCCGGCGGCCCCTCGGCCCCGCTGATGGAGGAGAAGCACGGCCCCCCCGCAGCGGCAG ACGGCGTCACCCCCGTGGTGGGACAACCCCAGGGGGTCCCCATCCCCCCGCCTgagttcgggccccccccgtaCGAGCCGCCCTCGCAGCCGGGGTTTGTGCCCCCCCACATGCCCACAGACAGCGCCGGGCCCTACGTGCCGCCGG CAGGTTACTACCCGCCCCCAGGCCCTCACCCCCCCATGGGCTACTACCCTGCCCCGGGACACTACCCCTCTCCCGGCGGCCACTCGGCCACGGTGCTGGTCCCGTCCGGAGCCGCCACCACCGTGACGGTGCTGCAGGGGGAGATGTTCCAGGCCGCCCCGGTGCAGACGGTGTGTCCCCACTGCCAGCAAGCCATCACCACCAAGATCACCTACGAGATCGGGCTCATGAGCTTCCTCCTCGGCTTCTTCTGCTGCTTCGTGGG GTGtgacctgtgctgctgcctcatccCCTGCCTGTTCGACGACTTCAAGGACGTGACGCACACGTGTCCCAACTGCAAGGCTTACATCTACACCTACAAGCGCATGTGCTGA